One Lepus europaeus isolate LE1 chromosome X, mLepTim1.pri, whole genome shotgun sequence genomic window carries:
- the PLS3 gene encoding plastin-3, giving the protein MDEMATTQISKDELDELKEAFAKVDLNSNGFICDYELHELFKEANMPLPGYKVREIIQKLMLDGDRNKDGKISFDEFVYIFQEVKSSDIAKTFRKAINRKEGICALGGTSELSSEGTQHSYSEEEKYAFVNWINKALENDPDCRHVIPMNPNTDDLFKAVGDGIVLCKMINLSVPDTIDERAINKKKLTPFIIQENLNLALNSASAIGCHVVNIGAEDLRAGKPHLVLGLLWQIIKIGLFADIELSRNEALAALLRDGETLEELMKLSPEELLLRWANFHLENSGWQKINNFSADIKDSKAYFHLLNQIAPKGQKEGEPRIDINMSGFNETDDLKRAESMLQQADKLGCRQFVTPADVVSGNPKLNLAFVANLFNKYPALTKPENQDIDWTLLEGETREERTFRNWMNSLGVNPHVNHLYADLQDALVILQLYERIKVPVDWSKVNKPPYPKLGANMKKLENCNYAVELGKHPAKFSLVGIGGQDLNDGNQTLTLALVWQLMRRYTLNVLEDLGEGQKANDDIIVNWVNRTLSEAGKSTSIQSFKDKTISSSLAVVDLIDAIQPGCINYDLVKSGNLTEDDKHNNAKYAVSMARRIGARVYALPEDLVEVKPKMVMTVFACLMGRGMKRV; this is encoded by the exons atctcaACAGCAATGGATTCATTTGTGACTATGAACTTCATGAGCTTTTCAAGGAAGCTAATATGCCACTACCAGGATATAAAGtgagagaaattattcagaaacTCATGTTGGATGGTGATAGGAATAAAGATGGAAAGATAAGTTTTGATGAATTTGTTTAT aTTTTTCAAGAGGTGAAAAGCAGTGACATTGCCAAAACCTTCCGCAAAGCAATCAACAGGAAAGAAGGGATTTGCGCTCTGGGAGGAACTTCAGAATTATCCAGCGAAGGAACACAGCATTCTTACTCAG agGAAGAGAAATATGCTTTTGTTAACTGGATAAACAAAGCTTTGGAAAATGATCCTGACTGCAGACATGTTATACCAATGAACCCAAATACGGATGACCTGTTCAAAGCTGTTGGTGATGGGATCGTGCTTTG tAAGATGATCAACCTTTCGGTTCCTGATACAATTGATGAAAGAGCCATCAACAAGAAGAAACTGACACCCTTCATCATTCAG GAAAACTTGAACTTGGCACTGAACTCGGCTTCTGCCATTGGATGTCACGTTGTGAACATTGGTGCGGAGGATTTGAGAGCTGGGAAACCTCATCTGGTTTTGGGACTGCTTTGGCAGATCATTAAAATCGGTTTGTTCGCTGACATTGAGTTAAGCAGGAATGAAG ccTTGGCTGCTTTACTCCGAGATGGTGAGACTTTGGAGGAGCTCATGAAGTTGTCTCCAGAAGAGCTTCTGCTTAGATGGGCCAACTTTCACTTGGAAAACTCAGGCTGGCAAAAAATCAACAACTTCAGTGCTGACATTAAG GATTCCAAAGCATATTTCCATCTTCTCAATCAAATTGCACCAAAAGGACAAAAGGAAGGTGAACCACGGATAGATATTAACATGTCAGGTTTCAAT GAAACAGATGATTTGAAGAGAGCTGAGAGTATGCTTCAACAAGCAGACAAATTAGGCTGCAGACAGTTTGTCACCCCTGCTGATGTTGTCAGTGGAAATCCCAAACTGAACTTAGCCTTTGTTGCTAACCTGTTTAATAAATACCCAGCACTAACTAAGCCAGAGAACCAGGATATTGACTGGACACTATTAGAAG GAGAAACTCGTGAAGAAAGAACCTTCCGTAACTGGATGAACTCTCTTGGCGTTAATCCCCACGTAAACCATCTCTATGC tgACCTGCAAGACGCCCTGGTCATCTTACAGTTATATGAACGAATTAAAGTTCCTGTTGACTGGAGTAAGGTTAATAAACCTCCATACCCGAAACTTGGAGCCAACATGAAAAAG CTAGAAAACTGCAACTATGCTGTTGAATTAGGAAAGCATCCTGCTAAATTCTCCCTTGTTGGCATTGGAGGGCAAGACCTGAATGATGGGAACCAAACCCTGACTTTAGCTTTAGTCTGGCAGCTGATGAGAAG ATATACCCTCAATGTCCTGGAAGATCTTGGAGAGGGTCAGAAAGCTAACGATGACATCATTGTGAACTGGGTGAACAGAACGTTGAGTGAAGCTGGGAAATCAACTTCCATTCAGAGCTTTAAG GACAAGACGATCAGCTCCAGTTTGGCAGTTGTGGATTTAATTGATGCCATCCAGCCTGGCTGCATAAACTATGACCTTGTTAAGAGTGGAAATCTAACAGAAGATGACAAGCACAATAATGCCAA GTATGCGGTGTCCATGGCCAGAAGGATTGGAGCCAGAGTGTATGCTCTCCCCGAAGATCTTGTGGAAGTAAAGCCCAAGATGGTCATGACAGTGTTCGCGTGTTTGATGGGCAGGGGGATGAAGAGAGTGTAA